In a genomic window of Hyphomonas sp.:
- a CDS encoding mechanosensitive ion channel family protein yields the protein MEDSQLPDWFANAAPDWALEPAAFIASVWNDGAYGLTYGEITIAVLIIMIALMVRGVFARIIVKTVMRFASGTKSGFDDALVKSIATPLKIVPVIIGIYIALQVTNISGEAEIYATRVLRSIITLAVFWTLSRAVHAFEFLFSGLRSALSPAAVDWMVKALQIILIVLGLGAVAEQWGIQIAPLLAGLGVLGIAVGLGAQDLFKNLISGLLIISEKRFIPGEWIQVDGVVEGTVEKINFRSTLVRRFDKSPVYVPNSALSDAAVTNFSRMTHRRIKWVVGVEYRTTVDQLKYIRDEIEAWLWNDDRFAKPPEAALFVRVDSFNASSIDFLIYAFTHTKNWGEWLEIKEEFAVAVMEIIERAGTGFAFPSRTIYLQETDPPEIMAPPARSDAVARAQAAKAGKLQTTGIGEANDDG from the coding sequence ATGGAAGATTCCCAATTGCCCGACTGGTTTGCAAACGCTGCCCCGGACTGGGCCCTCGAACCCGCAGCCTTCATTGCCAGCGTCTGGAATGACGGGGCCTATGGACTGACCTATGGCGAGATCACCATCGCCGTCCTCATCATCATGATTGCATTGATGGTGCGGGGCGTGTTCGCGCGTATCATTGTGAAGACGGTCATGCGGTTTGCATCCGGCACGAAATCCGGCTTCGACGACGCCCTCGTCAAATCCATCGCCACGCCGCTCAAGATCGTGCCGGTCATCATCGGCATCTACATCGCATTGCAGGTGACCAATATTTCCGGCGAGGCGGAAATCTACGCCACGCGGGTCCTGCGCTCGATCATCACGCTGGCGGTCTTCTGGACCCTGTCGCGCGCAGTGCATGCCTTCGAATTCCTGTTCAGCGGACTGCGGTCCGCCCTGTCGCCGGCGGCCGTCGACTGGATGGTCAAGGCCTTGCAGATCATCCTGATCGTGCTGGGCCTCGGGGCCGTGGCCGAGCAATGGGGCATCCAGATCGCCCCCCTTCTCGCCGGCCTCGGCGTGCTCGGCATTGCGGTCGGCCTCGGCGCACAGGATCTGTTCAAGAACCTCATTTCCGGCCTGCTGATCATCTCCGAGAAGCGGTTCATTCCCGGCGAATGGATCCAGGTGGATGGCGTGGTCGAAGGCACGGTCGAGAAGATCAATTTCCGCTCCACCCTGGTACGCCGGTTCGACAAGAGCCCGGTCTATGTGCCCAACAGCGCGCTGTCGGACGCCGCGGTGACCAATTTCTCCCGCATGACCCACCGCCGCATCAAATGGGTGGTGGGTGTCGAGTACCGCACCACGGTCGACCAGCTGAAATACATTCGCGACGAGATCGAGGCCTGGCTGTGGAATGATGACCGCTTCGCCAAGCCGCCGGAAGCCGCCCTGTTCGTGCGCGTCGACAGCTTCAATGCCAGTTCCATCGACTTCCTGATCTACGCCTTCACCCACACGAAGAATTGGGGCGAGTGGCTTGAGATCAAGGAAGAATTCGCGGTCGCCGTGATGGAGATCATCGAACGGGCCGGGACCGGCTTCGCCTTTCCGAGCCGCACCATCTACCTGCAGGAAACAGACCCGCCGGAAATCATGGCCCCGCCCGCGCGCAGCGACGCGGTCGCCCGCGCACAGGCCGCCAAGGCCGGCAAACTGCAGACCACCGGCATCGGTGAGGCCAATGATGATGGCTGA
- a CDS encoding pseudouridine synthase yields the protein MTRLVAFNKPFNVLSQFTDKGTLASSRETLSDYMDIPRVYPAGRLDRDSEGLLLLTDDGRLQARITDPKHKLPKTYWVQVEGLPDADALAALQAGVDLKDGRTAPAEARRMDPPAGLWPRTPPIRVRKSVPDCWIELTIREGRNRQVRRMTAAVGHPTLRLIRASIGDWSLDGLAPGEWRDIKP from the coding sequence ATGACCCGCCTCGTCGCTTTCAACAAACCCTTCAACGTCCTGTCCCAGTTCACCGACAAGGGCACGCTGGCCAGTTCGCGCGAAACCCTGTCGGACTATATGGACATTCCGCGGGTCTACCCTGCCGGACGCCTCGACCGGGACAGTGAGGGCCTTCTCCTGCTGACCGATGACGGGCGTCTGCAGGCCCGGATCACCGATCCCAAGCACAAGCTGCCGAAAACCTACTGGGTCCAGGTGGAGGGCCTGCCCGATGCCGACGCGCTTGCCGCCCTGCAGGCGGGTGTGGACCTGAAGGATGGCCGCACCGCCCCCGCAGAGGCACGCCGCATGGATCCGCCGGCAGGGCTCTGGCCACGCACGCCGCCGATCAGGGTGCGCAAATCCGTGCCCGATTGCTGGATCGAACTGACCATACGCGAAGGCCGCAACCGACAGGTCCGGCGCATGACGGCCGCTGTCGGGCACCCCACGCTGCGCCTGATCCGCGCCAGCATCGGAGACTGGAGCCTCGACGGCCTCGCCCCGGGCGAGTGGCGCGACATCAAGCCCTGA
- a CDS encoding GNAT family N-acetyltransferase, with translation MATDREALADILFRASREVFPLAGIDRIDAAEFDRQTAGESLLVAEHGHRPVGFSSVWEPDEFLHHFFIDPDHHRKGIGRALMVATLMRHGSSLSLKCNTANTRARAFYRAMGWIETEEPGGTSDGTGNWIWIRTRAAAAARGLLPDETSE, from the coding sequence GTGGCAACAGACCGGGAGGCCCTTGCCGACATCCTGTTTCGCGCCAGTCGGGAAGTGTTCCCGCTGGCAGGCATCGACCGAATCGACGCGGCGGAGTTCGACCGGCAGACGGCCGGCGAAAGCCTGCTGGTTGCCGAACATGGCCACCGCCCGGTCGGCTTTTCCAGCGTCTGGGAACCTGACGAATTCCTGCATCACTTCTTCATTGATCCGGATCATCACCGGAAGGGCATCGGCCGTGCCCTCATGGTGGCAACCCTGATGCGGCATGGCAGCTCCCTTTCGCTGAAATGCAACACGGCCAACACACGGGCACGCGCCTTCTACCGCGCCATGGGCTGGATCGAGACCGAAGAGCCGGGCGGCACCAGTGACGGCACCGGCAACTGGATCTGGATTCGCACACGCGCCGCCGCCGCCGCGCGCGGCCTGTTGCCGGACGAGACGTCCGAATGA
- the kdsA gene encoding 3-deoxy-8-phosphooctulonate synthase, protein MNALTHKTSGWTIGTGKPLSVIAGLNVLEDEGLALEIGSELKRICDALGLPYVFKASFDKANRSSIKSYRGPGLENGLRTLASVKAKLGVPICTDLHEPGQAEAVAEIADIVQIPAFLCRQTDLVVATAQATAAAGGIIQVKKAQFIAPWDTKNIVSKIGEAADVGVILCERGASFGYNNLVVDMLAIPEMQKLGCPVTIDATHAVQLPGADPRTGGASTGGRRDGVAIIAKSAIAAGADGVFLEFHTDPDKALCDGPSCLPIASAESLLRTLKSLHEVVNA, encoded by the coding sequence ATGAACGCGCTGACCCACAAGACGTCCGGCTGGACCATCGGCACCGGCAAGCCGCTATCGGTAATCGCCGGCCTGAACGTGCTGGAAGACGAGGGCCTGGCCCTGGAAATCGGCAGCGAACTGAAGCGCATCTGTGACGCGCTGGGCCTGCCCTATGTCTTCAAGGCCAGCTTCGACAAGGCGAACCGCTCCTCGATCAAATCCTATCGGGGTCCCGGCCTGGAAAACGGCCTGCGGACCCTTGCCAGCGTCAAGGCGAAGCTTGGCGTGCCGATCTGCACCGATTTGCACGAGCCCGGCCAGGCCGAAGCCGTGGCCGAAATTGCCGACATCGTCCAGATCCCGGCCTTCCTGTGCCGCCAGACCGATCTGGTCGTCGCGACGGCGCAGGCAACCGCCGCAGCCGGGGGCATCATTCAGGTCAAGAAGGCGCAATTCATTGCCCCCTGGGACACCAAGAACATCGTCTCGAAGATCGGCGAAGCGGCCGATGTCGGCGTGATCCTGTGCGAGCGCGGCGCCAGCTTCGGCTACAACAATCTCGTCGTCGACATGCTCGCCATTCCGGAAATGCAGAAACTTGGCTGCCCGGTGACGATCGATGCCACCCATGCCGTCCAGTTGCCGGGGGCTGATCCGCGCACCGGCGGCGCCTCCACAGGCGGTCGGCGGGATGGCGTCGCCATTATCGCCAAGTCAGCGATTGCCGCAGGGGCTGATGGCGTCTTCCTCGAATTCCATACCGATCCCGACAAGGCACTGTGCGACGGGCCAAGCTGCCTGCCGATCGCCTCGGCCGAGAGCCTGCTGCGTACGCTGAAATCCCTGCACGAGGTCGTCAACGCGTGA